The Candidatus Rubrimentiphilum sp. genome includes a window with the following:
- the hutU gene encoding urocanate hydratase: MKAPPAARTVRAPRGTELSCQAWPQEAALRMLMNNLDPDVAERPDDLIVYGGNGRAARSWQAFEAIVRTLKRLKSDETLLVQSGKPVAVFKTHTRAPRVLIANANVVPKWADLKTFRELEAQGLTMYGQMTAGSWIYIGSQGIVQGTYETFAELARQHFGGALRGRVTLTAGAGGMGGAQPLAITMNEGIALIVDVDPSRLERRRELKYLDRVVASREEALREVETARAAGNAISIGYRGNAGTEFPALVAEGLRPDVVTDQTPAHDMIGAYVPAGLSVEEAAELRSRDPQEYERRAFATVAEHVRAMLQFQQAGAVVFDYGNNIRAMAQRAGVERAFDFPGFVPAFIRPLFCRGSGPFRFAALSGEPDDIARCDEELLRLFPDDASLRRWITLARERVAFQGLPARICWLAYGDRAKAGLRFNELVRTGELRAPIVIGRDHLDTGSVASPYRETEAMRDGSDAIADWPVLNALLNTAAGAHWVSFHHGGGVGIGYSLHAGMVVVADGTDDARDRLECVLTTDPGLGVVRHADAGYETAIETADSKGIDWRL; the protein is encoded by the coding sequence GTGAAGGCGCCGCCGGCGGCTCGGACCGTGCGCGCGCCGCGCGGGACGGAGCTCTCGTGCCAAGCGTGGCCGCAAGAAGCCGCGCTGCGCATGCTGATGAACAATCTCGATCCCGACGTCGCCGAACGCCCGGACGATTTGATCGTCTATGGCGGAAACGGACGCGCGGCGCGTTCGTGGCAGGCGTTTGAGGCGATCGTCCGCACGCTTAAGCGCCTAAAAAGCGACGAGACGCTGCTGGTGCAGAGCGGCAAGCCGGTGGCGGTCTTTAAAACACACACGCGCGCGCCGCGCGTCCTGATCGCCAACGCAAATGTCGTCCCCAAGTGGGCCGATCTCAAGACTTTCCGCGAACTCGAAGCGCAAGGTTTGACGATGTACGGGCAGATGACCGCGGGCTCGTGGATTTACATCGGATCGCAAGGCATCGTTCAGGGCACGTACGAGACGTTTGCGGAACTCGCGCGCCAGCATTTCGGCGGCGCGCTGCGCGGGCGCGTGACGCTAACGGCCGGCGCGGGCGGCATGGGCGGCGCGCAGCCGTTGGCGATTACGATGAACGAAGGGATCGCGCTGATCGTCGACGTCGATCCTTCGCGGCTCGAACGCCGCCGCGAGCTGAAATACTTGGACCGCGTTGTTGCCTCGCGTGAAGAAGCGTTGCGCGAGGTCGAAACCGCGCGCGCGGCCGGGAATGCAATCTCGATTGGCTATCGGGGGAACGCGGGCACGGAGTTCCCTGCGCTGGTGGCTGAAGGATTACGACCCGACGTCGTCACCGACCAGACGCCGGCGCACGATATGATCGGCGCTTATGTTCCGGCCGGCCTTTCGGTGGAGGAAGCCGCGGAGTTGCGCTCGCGCGATCCGCAGGAATACGAGCGGCGCGCATTTGCAACCGTCGCCGAGCATGTGCGCGCGATGCTGCAGTTTCAGCAAGCGGGCGCTGTCGTCTTCGATTACGGAAACAACATTCGGGCGATGGCGCAGCGCGCAGGCGTCGAGCGCGCGTTCGATTTTCCGGGCTTCGTTCCAGCCTTCATCCGGCCGCTGTTCTGTCGCGGCAGTGGACCGTTTCGCTTTGCGGCGCTCTCGGGCGAGCCGGACGACATCGCGCGCTGCGATGAGGAACTGTTGCGCCTGTTTCCCGATGACGCGTCGCTGCGCCGCTGGATCACACTGGCCCGCGAACGAGTTGCGTTTCAAGGTTTACCGGCGCGGATCTGCTGGCTGGCATACGGCGATCGAGCGAAGGCCGGTTTGCGATTCAACGAATTGGTGCGCACCGGCGAGCTGCGCGCGCCGATCGTTATCGGCCGCGATCACCTCGACACCGGCAGCGTTGCCTCACCCTATCGCGAAACAGAAGCGATGCGCGACGGCAGCGACGCAATTGCGGATTGGCCGGTTCTCAACGCTCTTTTGAATACCGCGGCGGGCGCACACTGGGTATCGTTCCACCATGGCGGCGGCGTCGGCATCGGGTACAGCTTGCACGCGGGTATGGTGGTTGTGGCTGACGGCACGGACGACGCGCGCGACCGGCTCGAGTGCGTGCTGACAACCGATCCCGGATTGGGCGTGGTGAGGCACGCCGACGCCGGCTACGAAACGGCGATCGAGACGGCCGACTCCAAAGGCATCGATTGGCGCTTGTAG
- a CDS encoding TolC family protein has protein sequence MFAALILAVVTAPTPAPAPVLPKIPAVAPGYAAPAVPAASPHVIGVTQQEFVGITLDNAVGMALSNDPDLAVVQANRRIAHYQIEAAQGAFDIRLSVQPQYQYVTEAPQNAFFAGPNFGPIVQRSASVTAGAQGVTPAGQQYGVSVAGRQTYDNTTINAFNPTYPTVFSVNFSQPLGKNSGITDASRNLLLAQINDRSAAGHALGVTENTIAQVEDVYWDLVAAWRNAAIQEDALRSTITQQHSNIRLANQGVAAPIDVVQSNTQIAVFQENVFSALQRVGALQNQLKSLLSTNPNDPIWNANLVPTAPVLQLPQEPPLADLVLTALRNRPEVSEFREQRAAADVNLRYAQNQTKPQVDLQLGYTSNGFAGTPTNPASSPFFASSAQQLLAINALIAAVNPTLPPSQQIQPLPSSNTPVPSYLSGGLNQSIRNLLNNRFPVYSAGVLVSFPVGNHTAKANLAIAQEQENIAQVQEASTIQKITVEVRNALQAYQSALARLSAASAARQAAEAVLASEQRRFRAGASTTFLVLQREIEVANDRGLELQAQTDLNKAVVEIQRATGTLLTSGTARPPSP, from the coding sequence GTGTTCGCAGCGCTCATTCTCGCAGTCGTTACGGCACCGACGCCTGCTCCGGCGCCCGTGCTGCCGAAGATACCGGCGGTCGCGCCGGGCTACGCCGCGCCTGCCGTTCCGGCGGCGTCGCCTCACGTGATCGGCGTTACGCAGCAAGAGTTCGTCGGTATTACGCTCGACAATGCGGTCGGCATGGCGCTGTCCAACGATCCGGACCTTGCCGTCGTGCAAGCCAACCGGCGGATCGCGCACTATCAGATCGAAGCCGCCCAAGGCGCGTTCGATATTCGTCTGTCGGTGCAGCCACAGTATCAGTACGTAACCGAAGCGCCGCAGAACGCATTTTTTGCCGGACCGAATTTCGGTCCGATCGTGCAACGGAGCGCATCGGTAACGGCCGGTGCGCAAGGCGTAACGCCTGCGGGACAACAGTACGGCGTCAGCGTCGCCGGCCGCCAAACGTACGACAACACCACGATCAACGCGTTCAACCCAACGTATCCCACGGTCTTTTCCGTCAATTTTTCACAGCCGCTCGGCAAGAATAGCGGTATCACCGATGCGTCGCGCAATCTGTTGCTGGCCCAGATCAACGACCGTTCCGCGGCCGGACACGCGCTCGGCGTCACTGAGAATACGATCGCGCAGGTCGAGGACGTCTACTGGGACTTGGTCGCGGCCTGGCGCAACGCCGCGATTCAAGAAGATGCACTGCGTAGTACGATCACGCAGCAGCACAGCAATATTCGCCTCGCCAACCAGGGCGTTGCGGCGCCGATCGACGTCGTTCAGTCGAACACGCAGATAGCCGTCTTTCAAGAGAACGTATTTTCTGCGCTCCAACGTGTGGGAGCGTTGCAGAATCAGCTCAAATCTCTTCTGAGCACGAATCCGAACGATCCGATTTGGAATGCGAATCTGGTTCCGACCGCGCCCGTCCTTCAGCTGCCACAAGAACCGCCGCTGGCGGACCTGGTCCTGACCGCACTGCGCAACCGGCCGGAAGTTAGCGAGTTCCGCGAACAGCGCGCGGCCGCCGACGTCAATTTACGCTACGCTCAGAATCAGACGAAGCCACAGGTCGATCTGCAGCTCGGCTACACGAGCAACGGATTTGCCGGCACGCCGACCAATCCGGCGAGCAGTCCGTTCTTTGCGAGCTCCGCACAGCAACTGCTGGCGATCAACGCCCTGATCGCAGCCGTGAATCCGACGCTGCCGCCGTCGCAGCAGATTCAGCCGCTGCCGAGCTCCAATACGCCGGTTCCGTCTTATCTGTCCGGCGGGCTCAATCAATCCATTCGCAATCTTCTGAACAACCGGTTTCCGGTCTATTCCGCCGGAGTACTCGTTTCGTTCCCTGTTGGCAACCACACCGCCAAAGCGAATCTCGCGATCGCGCAAGAGCAAGAGAACATCGCGCAAGTCCAAGAGGCTTCCACGATTCAAAAGATCACGGTTGAGGTGCGGAATGCTTTGCAAGCCTACCAAAGCGCACTTGCGCGCCTCAGCGCGGCGAGCGCCGCGCGTCAAGCGGCCGAAGCCGTGCTCGCCAGCGAGCAGCGCCGCTTCCGTGCCGGCGCTTCAACCACGTTCCTAGTGCTTCAGCGGGAGATCGAGGTCGCCAACGACCGCGGCCTGGAGCTGCAAGCGCAAACGGATTTAAACAAAGCAGTTGTCGAAATTCAGCGTGCCACCGGAACGCTACTCACGTCAGGTACTGCCCGACCGCCGTCACCCTGA
- a CDS encoding serine hydrolase translates to MKSALMLTEGLLKQAAAKAGLAPASLVVTRLDRPGPRLAIEPDRPFYPASMIKTPLALAAYALVQSGELNPDESYQVTQANMTANDKESPLVPGFAAPLHQLIELMLTISDNVATNMLFDVVGRERATETVQNQFGLTKTAFYRKLSGSEPLIADPDWDGVHRNSHPAGDAARLFEMIARDDVPFAGELRSILGRQQWNNKLSAGLSPGDRFAHKTGDTDEVTHDGGILHTEQSASYAIVVYTGLVSNDANNAKFGPFMSAIRAEL, encoded by the coding sequence GTGAAAAGCGCCCTGATGCTCACCGAAGGCCTCTTGAAGCAGGCGGCAGCCAAGGCTGGACTGGCGCCGGCCTCGCTGGTCGTCACGCGCCTGGACCGGCCGGGACCCCGGCTGGCAATCGAGCCGGATCGCCCGTTCTATCCCGCGAGCATGATCAAAACACCGCTGGCCCTGGCTGCCTACGCCTTGGTCCAAAGCGGCGAGCTGAACCCGGATGAAAGCTACCAGGTGACGCAAGCCAACATGACGGCCAATGACAAAGAGTCGCCGCTTGTCCCCGGCTTTGCAGCACCTCTCCATCAGCTGATCGAGCTCATGCTGACGATCTCGGACAACGTGGCTACGAATATGCTCTTCGACGTAGTGGGACGTGAACGCGCGACGGAGACCGTCCAGAACCAATTCGGGCTTACAAAGACCGCGTTCTACCGGAAACTTTCAGGCAGCGAGCCGTTGATTGCCGATCCGGATTGGGACGGCGTCCATCGCAATTCGCATCCGGCGGGTGATGCGGCGCGGCTGTTCGAGATGATCGCGCGTGATGACGTGCCGTTCGCCGGCGAATTGCGAAGCATCCTAGGCCGCCAGCAATGGAACAATAAATTATCGGCCGGCCTCTCTCCCGGCGATCGTTTCGCGCATAAGACGGGCGACACCGACGAAGTGACGCACGATGGCGGCATCCTGCATACGGAGCAAAGCGCGTCTTACGCGATCGTCGTCTACACGGGTTTGGTTTCCAACGACGCCAACAACGCGAAGTTCGGCCCGTTCATGAGCGCGATTCGCGCCGAGTTGTAA
- a CDS encoding amidohydrolase family protein: MASTLVRAGAIVTCDTDAPQNGITFEELGLIKDGAILIDDGVISAVGGDASLCHGERAPQCHGEPVEPPLSEVEGTHIEIVDLRDCVIVPGFVDAHTHPLFAGMRAPGKTMLDTVEKTREALKNPEAFWQTVEARLKLMLAHGTTTAEVKTGYALTKAGELAMLDLIDAHNDEPGLPRLVATFLGAHAVPSEFDDADAYVDYLIADVLPEARAHGAVNADIFCEPGFFSPAQTLRYLNASRSQGLRLRAHCDEMSYSGAVATAAQAGVDTVDHCNYIREEDVAAIVEREIVTVACPATTAYLDLPERAPVRRILERGGTVALASDYNPGTSPCFNLQTVANYARRLYGLSAAEALYGVTVASAKSLRLPAGRLRAGDPADFVALQIGAPEEFGWQFGGNLAAAVYRGGARVI; encoded by the coding sequence TTGGCTAGCACGCTCGTCCGCGCCGGAGCGATCGTCACCTGCGACACCGACGCTCCGCAGAACGGCATCACGTTTGAAGAGCTCGGCCTGATCAAAGACGGCGCGATTCTGATCGACGACGGCGTTATTAGCGCCGTGGGCGGCGACGCTTCCCTGTGTCATGGTGAGCGGGCGCCTCAGTGTCATGGTGAGCCTGTCGAACCACCCCTGAGCGAAGTCGAAGGGACGCACATCGAAATCGTCGACCTGCGCGACTGCGTGATCGTGCCCGGCTTTGTCGACGCGCACACGCACCCGCTTTTTGCGGGCATGCGCGCACCCGGCAAAACGATGCTGGATACCGTAGAGAAGACCCGGGAAGCGCTGAAAAACCCGGAGGCATTTTGGCAGACAGTTGAAGCGCGCTTGAAGCTGATGCTGGCGCACGGCACGACGACAGCCGAAGTAAAAACCGGCTACGCGTTGACGAAAGCCGGCGAGTTGGCGATGCTCGACCTGATCGACGCACACAACGATGAGCCTGGGCTGCCGCGGCTGGTGGCGACGTTTCTGGGCGCGCATGCGGTGCCGAGCGAATTTGATGATGCGGACGCGTATGTGGATTACCTGATCGCGGATGTGTTGCCCGAGGCCCGCGCGCATGGGGCTGTAAACGCGGATATATTTTGCGAACCGGGGTTTTTCTCGCCGGCGCAAACGCTGCGCTACTTGAACGCGTCGCGTTCGCAAGGCCTGCGCCTGCGCGCGCATTGCGATGAGATGTCGTACAGCGGGGCGGTGGCGACGGCTGCGCAGGCCGGCGTGGATACGGTCGATCATTGCAACTACATCCGTGAAGAGGACGTCGCCGCGATTGTCGAGCGTGAGATCGTGACGGTTGCGTGCCCCGCCACTACCGCATATCTCGATCTTCCCGAGCGAGCGCCGGTCCGGCGGATCCTCGAACGCGGCGGGACCGTTGCTCTCGCGAGCGATTACAACCCGGGAACATCGCCTTGCTTCAACCTCCAAACTGTTGCGAACTATGCGCGCAGGCTCTACGGGCTGAGCGCGGCAGAAGCGCTGTATGGAGTGACGGTTGCATCGGCGAAATCCTTGCGCTTACCCGCCGGCCGCCTGCGCGCGGGCGATCCGGCCGATTTCGTGGCACTTCAGATCGGCGCGCCTGAAGAATTTGGCTGGCAATTTGGAGGCAATCTTGCGGCCGCGGTGTATCGCGGCGGTGCGCGCGTTATTTAG
- a CDS encoding HlyD family secretion protein translates to MDTLEQTNVTRGDVPAGVVETGPNRNFRPLLIAAGVVVAILLSIWLIRWYAYARVHQSTDDARIDANTVAITSKINERVDRILTDTDKPVHKGQVLIVLDNASERAALDQAQANLQLAMQNQQAGIQQGSGAVAQAQGEVQGAAAQVPVAQAGASAAQAQVQAAQAALPGAAQALTRARADYERTLSLVRSGDLPRQQLDAIRAAYALAQSQYRAAQDNVNVAIANLNAAEQRIGAAQAGVSAAQGGVQSAQGKLSQAQGPATVAVAQAAVALARQNLANTRIVSPIEGYVGEKQVDVGQTVSAGLPLLTLIPNRVFITANFKETQVGSMHAGQPVDISVDAYKGVAFHGRVIAINPASQNTYALIPTQNSTGNFVKVTQRIPVRISIDDADTHKYPMRPGMSVEASVLVR, encoded by the coding sequence GTGGACACACTCGAGCAGACAAACGTGACCCGCGGCGACGTCCCGGCCGGCGTGGTTGAAACGGGGCCGAACCGGAACTTCCGCCCGCTCCTCATCGCAGCGGGCGTCGTCGTTGCGATTCTCCTTTCGATTTGGCTGATTCGCTGGTATGCGTACGCTCGCGTCCATCAATCCACCGACGACGCGCGCATCGATGCAAACACCGTCGCGATAACGAGCAAGATCAATGAGCGGGTCGATCGGATTCTGACCGATACGGATAAACCGGTGCACAAGGGCCAGGTGCTGATCGTCTTGGACAACGCTTCCGAGCGTGCGGCGCTGGACCAGGCCCAGGCAAACTTGCAACTCGCGATGCAAAATCAGCAAGCCGGGATCCAACAGGGCTCGGGAGCTGTTGCGCAGGCGCAGGGCGAGGTTCAAGGAGCAGCCGCGCAGGTTCCGGTCGCGCAGGCCGGCGCATCGGCCGCGCAAGCGCAAGTGCAAGCTGCGCAAGCCGCCTTGCCGGGCGCTGCGCAGGCGCTGACGCGCGCGCGAGCCGATTACGAACGTACGCTGTCGCTTGTACGGAGCGGGGACTTGCCGCGGCAACAACTCGACGCGATACGCGCCGCTTATGCGTTAGCGCAATCGCAATACCGTGCGGCGCAAGACAATGTGAACGTCGCGATTGCGAATCTCAATGCCGCCGAACAACGAATCGGCGCGGCTCAGGCGGGCGTGAGCGCGGCGCAAGGCGGCGTGCAATCCGCGCAGGGTAAACTCAGCCAGGCACAAGGGCCGGCGACAGTCGCCGTTGCGCAAGCCGCGGTCGCACTCGCGCGCCAGAATCTCGCGAACACCCGGATCGTTTCGCCCATCGAGGGCTACGTCGGGGAAAAGCAAGTTGACGTGGGACAAACGGTAAGCGCCGGGCTGCCGCTGTTGACGCTGATTCCGAATCGAGTCTTTATAACGGCGAACTTCAAGGAAACGCAAGTCGGCAGCATGCACGCCGGGCAGCCGGTCGACATTAGCGTCGACGCCTATAAGGGCGTGGCGTTTCACGGCCGCGTCATCGCAATCAACCCGGCCTCGCAGAACACCTATGCGCTGATTCCCACGCAAAACTCCACGGGCAACTTCGTGAAAGTGACGCAGCGCATTCCGGTGCGGATCTCAATCGACGACGCCGATACGCACAAATACCCGATGCGTCCTGGCATGTCGGTCGAAGCCTCAGTTTTGGTCCGGTAG
- a CDS encoding TetR/AcrR family transcriptional regulator, producing the protein MALQQIQTATRSPGETRLRILTATRTLLAQKGRRGTTTREIADLAAVNEATLFRHFGNKDALIEACVEHYCSTVELQELLASLDGDLELDLRRIAMALMQRMESVRDLIVMSLAEEEAQGSVGDAAWRAPTAIKKIIADYMGKRVANGELSGNPLFLARFFMGMVFSYVMGRKRFPEEYAAEPKHVAEFQVGMFLNGARKQ; encoded by the coding sequence ATGGCGCTGCAACAGATTCAAACCGCAACCCGTTCGCCCGGCGAGACCCGCCTGCGAATTCTGACGGCTACGCGCACGTTGCTTGCGCAAAAGGGCCGGCGCGGAACCACGACCCGCGAAATCGCCGATTTGGCCGCGGTCAACGAAGCGACGCTCTTCCGGCATTTCGGCAACAAGGACGCGCTCATCGAGGCGTGCGTCGAACATTATTGCAGCACCGTCGAACTCCAAGAGTTGCTGGCCAGCCTGGACGGCGACCTGGAACTCGATCTGCGCCGCATCGCGATGGCCCTGATGCAGCGCATGGAGAGCGTGCGGGACCTGATCGTCATGTCGCTGGCCGAAGAAGAGGCCCAGGGTTCGGTAGGTGATGCCGCCTGGCGGGCACCGACCGCCATCAAGAAGATCATCGCTGACTATATGGGCAAGCGCGTCGCAAACGGGGAGCTCTCGGGCAACCCGTTGTTCCTGGCGCGTTTCTTCATGGGCATGGTGTTCTCGTACGTGATGGGGCGCAAGCGCTTTCCCGAAGAGTACGCGGCCGAGCCAAAGCACGTTGCGGAATTTCAGGTAGGAATGTTTCTGAATGGGGCAAGGAAGCAATAG